The sequence below is a genomic window from Sphingobacterium sp. ML3W.
TGTTGCAATTTTAAAGCTCAATTTTTCCATGATTTAATTTTGTACAAAGAAACATAAACCTAGGCTAAAACAAAAATGAGACTTATTATATTATTTTCATCCTATTGGTTATGAAGTGATGATTGTTGGATTTCTTATTACCATTAACATCGATTAAGTAGCCGTGCTTTTTCAATGGTAATAGCTTGGCTATTATTTATTTTGATTGGCATAACGAAAAATTTGCAGTTATATTTAATAAGAATTTAATTGCATAGAAACTCAAATTTATCTAAGTTTGAAGCTCAACCAAACTAATTCTCTTATAATTTATGAAGAAAACAGCATTATTTATAGCTCTCTGTGTAGCTAATGTGATTGCTTTCGCGCAGCAAAAACCGAATATTGTTATTATCATTTCTGATGATCACTCATACCAGACTATTGGAGCCTATGGTTCTAAATTGGGGCATACACCAAATATTGATAGAATTGCGTCTGAAGGCGTTCGCTTTAATAAAGCTTATGTGACCAATTCAATTTGTGGTCCAAGTAGAGCAACTTTATTAACAGGAAAATATAGTCACAAAAACGGATTTAAGGATAATGAAACGTCCAATTTTGATCACGGTCAGGATCTTTTTGTAAAAGACTTACAAAAAGTGGGTTATAAAACTGCTTGGATTGGAAAACAACACTTAGGAAATGAACCTCAAGGTTTCGATTACTTCAGTGTTTTAGTTGGACAAGGGCATTATTTCAATCCAACTTTTATAAATGCAAATAACCAAAAAGAGACTGTCAATGGTTATGTGTCTGATATTGTCACGGATAAAGCAACGCATTGGTTGGATTCTTTAGATAAAAATAATCCCTTTTGCCTCGTTATTGGCCATAAAGCAACGCATCGCACTTGGATGCCTGATCCTCAGGATTTTGGAAAAAATGATAGTAAGGAATTTCCCCTTCCGGAAAATTTTTATGATGGTTATGAAGGCCGATTATCTGCTGCTGGACAGGAAATGTCCATTGATAAGGATATGCAGATGGGTTATGATCTAAAAATGTATAACTCAGTTGCCGAAATGAAAAAAGATGGGAATTTCTCTCGCATGAGTGAAGATCAGATGAGGAAGTATTTGGCTTATTATAAACCAATAAAAGAACAATTGGACATGCAGAAACTTTCCGGTAAAGCTTTGGCTGAGTGGAAGTACCGTCGTTATATGATTGATTATTTGAATACTGCGGAATCTATGGATCGCAATATCGGGCGAGTATTAGATTATTTGAAGGAACATGATTTAGAGCAGAATACGATTGTTATTTATTTGTCTGATCAAGGCTTTTATATGGGTGAACATGGTTGGTTTGATAAGCGTTTCATGTATGAGGAGTCTTTTAGGACGCCAATGGTTGCCAGGTTTCCAGAAATGATTGCTAAGGGATCGGTATCTGATGCTCAAGTTATGAATGTTGATATTGCCCCGACTTTGTTAGCGTTAGCTGGAGTGAAGAAACCAAGCCAAATGCAGGGAGAGTCATTTGTTAATGTATTGAAAGGGAAAGACAATAAAGGACGTCAGAGTTTGTATTATCATTATTATGAAAATGGTGAACATGCTGTATCTCCACATTTTGGAGTGAGTGATGGTCGATACAAATTAATTCGTTTTTATAAACGTGTTAATAGTTGGGAGTTGTATGATCTTACCCAAGATCCTTCCGAAATGAAAAATATATATGATTCAACATCTTCAAAGATTGTAAATAAATTGAAAAAGAAATTGAAGCGAGAAATTATAAAGGTGGAAGATAACGATGCACTAAGCATTTTTAATCAAAAATTGTAATGAAACTAGGCAACTCTTATCTGATTGGTCTATTGACCTTGATTGTTCCCTTTACTTCGGTATTTGGACAGCAACAAAAACCAAATGTTGTATTGATATATGTGGATGACCTGGGCTATGGCGACCTGGGGAGCTATGGTGCAGCTAAAATAAAGACGCCAAATTTGGATGCTTTGGCTTCCGATGGAATTAGGTTCACAAATGGACATGCAACTGCAGCGACTTGTACTCCTTCCCGCTACTCTTTAATGACTGGAAATTACCCTTTCCGTCAGACGGGAACAGGTATTTTGCCGGGTGATGCGAAATTGATTATTCCTCAAGATAAGGTGACTTTACCTAAAGTGTTTAAGCAGGCCGGTTACCAAACTGCTGTGATTGGAAAATGGCATTTAGGCTTAGGGGATCAAGTTGATAAGGATTGGAACGGAAGTATTAAGCCGGGTCCTTTAGAAGTTGGGTTTGATTATTCTTTTATTTTTCCTGCAACTGCTGACCGAGTGCCAACGGTGTTTTTAGAAAACCATGATGTACTTGGTGTGGATCATAATGATAAGATTGTAGTATCATATACCCAAAAGGTAGGAAATGAGCCTACAGGTAAAGAGAATCCTGATTTATTGAAGATGAAAAACTCACCAAATCATGGTCATGATAATACGATAGTGAATGGTATAGGTAGAATTGGATGGATGTCGGGGGGTAAAGAAGCTAAATGGGTAGATGAGGAGCTAACTTTAACATTTGCTGACAAAGCAATTCATTTCATTCAAGATCATCGTCAAATCCCGTTTTTCTTAAGTTATAATGCAACCGAGCCACATGTGCCTCGTATGCCTGCTACGATGTTTAAGGGTAAAAGTGGATTGGGTTATCGTGGAGATGCAATTTTACAACTTGATTATACTGTTGGGCAATTGGTGAAGACTTTAAAGGACAATCAAATTTATGAAAATACGATAATTATCTTTTCTAGTGATAATGGGCCAGTGTTGGATGACGGTTATGATGATGGTGCGGTTACACAATTGAACGGGCATAATCCATTTGGACCATTTAGCGGAGGTAAATATTCGGCATTTGAAGCGGGTACTCGTGTTCCTTTTTTTATCACTTGGCCAAAAATGATTAAGAAGGGTACTACATCTGATGCTTTAGTTTGTCAGGTTGATTTGCTTAGTAGCTTTGCTTCATTTTTTAATGTTAAATATAATGCTGATGAGGCTGTTGATAGTCAGAATTTATGGAAGAGCTTTACTGGTAAGGATTTGGTAGGGAGAGCTCATTTAATAAAATCATCAGGCACATTAAGTGTATTGGAAGGTAATTTTAAATATATTAAAGCCGGTAAGGGGGCTAAAAGAAACAGTCTTGTCAATATTGAACTTGGAAATGATGAGGTCGACCAATTATACGATTTGAGTATTGACAAAGGTGAAAGAAATAATATTGCAGAAAGTAATCCTCAAAAAGTGATGGAGTTGAAAGCGATTCTTGAAAAGGAATTACGGAAATAATAGTAGGGCATTTGTTTGATAGCTACGATAAAAAGCGCATTTTTGTAGGATGTCATTTGCGAAGAAAATAATAGAATGGTATCATGAGCATCAACGTGATTTACCTTGGCGAAATACAAGAGATCCTTATAAAATTTGGTTATCTGAGATTATTTTACAGCAAACTCGGGTAGAGCAGGGAATGCCCTACTACTTGAGGTTTGTAGAAAGGTACCCTGATGTATTGTCATTTGCAAATGCTTCAGAGGATGATATTTTGCATCTATGGCAGGGTCTGGGTTATTATTCGCGAGGACGAAATATGCATAAGGCTGCGGGTATTGTACAGAATGAGTATCAAGGTGAATTTCCTAAAACATATGTCGAATTAATTAAATTGCCTGGTGTCGGTGAATACACCGCTGCTGCAATTTCTTCTTTTTCTAATGACGAGGCTCAAGCAGTCTTGGATGGTAATGTTTTTCGTGTACTCGCGCGGTATTATGGCATTGATACGCCAATAAATACTCCTGCAGGAAAAAAAATTTTTACACAATTGGCAAAAGAGAATCTTGATCTAGCGTATCCTGCGATATACAATCAAGCAATAATGGATTTTGGTGCATTGCATTGTAAACCTAAATCTCCATTATGTCAGGAATGTGAACTTCAATTGGATTGCTTTGCAAATGTCAATGGCCTAGTAGCGGATCTACCGGTTAAGATTAAGGCTAAGAAGAGTAGGAATCGTTATTTTCATTACTTTATTATTGAACAAGATGATGCTATTTTGATGTCTAAGCGGGGTGCTTCGGATGTTTGGGAAAATTTATATGAATTTCCAATGATTGAAACAGCTGAGGCTTTGGACGGTTTAGCGATTCTTGCTAGTCCAGAATTTATAGATTTATTCGGTTCAGAAGTCGGATTAAGCCTATTGAGAACAAATAAAAAACATATTTTGAGTCATCAGAATATCTATGCGACCTTTTATAGGATGTTAAGTTTTAAGGGATTGGAGCGAAAAAAAACAAATTGGAATTATGTTTTGTTAAAAGATTTGGATAAATTAGCTAAACATAAGCTCATTTTTTCTTTTTTAGAAACAGCTAAATTATAACCAAACACCTTTAATATTATGTCAGGAGTCAACAAAGTTATTCTAGTAGGTCATTTAGGCAAAGATCCAGAAATTAGATATTTAGATAATAATGTCTCTGTTGCTAGTTTTCCGTTAGCAACATCAGAAACTTTTAATCGAGATGGTAAACGGGTAGAGCAAACGGAGTGGCATACAGTTGTGCTATGGCGCGGGTTGGCAGATGTCGCTGCCAAGTATTTGACAAAAGGGAAGTTAGTGTATATTGAGGGACGATTAAGAACACGTTCGTATGAAGATAAAGAAGGAGTTAGACGCTATTCGACAGAAATTGTAGCGGAGAACTTTACCTTATTGGGTCGTAAATCAGATTTTGAACCTACAACTGCTTCTCCTGCACAAACGCAGGCGGAAAAAGTTGAAAATAAAGAAGTCGACGTTGATTTTACAGAAAATGAGAATGATAGTAATCCATTGCCGTTCTAAAGATTTCTTATAAACTATAAAAAAGAGCATCATCAAACATGATGCTCTTTTTTATGATTCTTTTTTACGAATGTGGAATGAATTTGTACCTCTTGAATGAAAACACTTTATCTTTTATAATATTTTCCTGTATCTTTGAATAATTATGTTGCAAGATAAAATAACGCAGTATACTGAAGAAATTAAGCAATTTGCTCCAACTTCTTCAGCTGATGTAGAAAATTTCAGGCTGAAATTTTTAGTTTCAAAAGGTATTGTTAAGAATTTGTTTGATGAATTTAAAACCGTTTCTGTAGAAGAGAAACGTGTTTTGGGTATGGTATTGAATGAATTTAAGCAGTTGGCTGAAAAAGCTTATCAAGAAGCTCACGAAAAATTTGGCACGAATAAATCACAAGCTCAGAAGAGCGAAGGTGATCTTACGCTACCTGGTCAAGGGTTTAGATTAGGATCTCGTCATCCACTTTCTTTAGTTCGTAAGGAGATTGTTGAAATCTTTAAGAAATTAGGATTCATCGTTTCTGAAGGGCCAGAAATTGAGGATGATTGGCATAATTTTTCTGCTTTGAACTTTCCTCCAGAACATCCGGCACGCGATATGCAAGATACCTTCTTTATTAAGAAACAAGAAGGTAATGATATCACGTTACGTACACATACGTCATCTGTCCAAGTTCGTTTAATGGAAGCTGGTAAGCCACCTTTCCGCGCAATTATGCCAGGACGTGTTTATCGTAATGAAGCTATTTCTTCACGTGCACATTGCTTTTTCCACCAAGTGGAAGGACTTTACGTTGATGAAAATGTTTCTTTTGCAGATTTGAAACAGACTTTGTTTCACTTTGTACAAGAGTTATACGGCGAGGGAACTGAAGTGCGTTTCCGTCCTTCTTACTTCCCATTTACTGAGCCTTCTGCTGAAATGGATATTTCATGTACGATTTGTAAGGGTGCGGGTTGTCAGCTGTGTAAATATTCAGGTTGGGTGGAAATCTTAGGTTGTGGTATGGTTGATCCAAACGTCTTAGATAATTGCGGCATCGATAGTAAGAAATATTCTGGTTTTGCGTTTGGTATGGGTATTGAACGTGTAACCAATTTGAAATATGAGATTAAGGATTTACGTTTATTTTCGGAGAATGATATGAGATTCTTATCTCAATTTGAAAGCGAAATTATTTAATGTTAAGACGAATCGATTGTGCCATCACATTGTCTATATCTTTTGTAAATCATTTGTTTGCAAGTGACATAGATAATGTGATTGTCTTTTTTAACTTTAAAAGTAACCCTATTCTGTATATTCACTCCCTTATAGCTGGATGTGCTATTAATGTATGTGTCCCCCATCATTCGGTTAAAATACTTAAGATATCAAGCTAAATTATGGAAGCAGACAAAATTATTGAATCTATCAAAAGATCTGCTCGAGAGTTATTTCGAAAGTATGGTTATAATAAGACTAGTGTCAACGAATTAGCGAAACGTGCTAATATCGCAAAAGCTACTTTTTATAAATATTTTGAGAGTAAGGAGCTTATTCTTCACGCTATTTTGATGGAATATATTCAGGAGAATGTTAAGGATATTTTGAAAAAAAATGTGGGAGAAGAAGATTTAGCTGTTTTCTTGGGTAACACAATCCTTAAGGTCAGTCGTTTGACTTATACGGTCTGTAATGAATTTGTGGGTTGGGAGTTTATTCGTGAATCTGCGAATGCCCAAGAATATTTAAAAACATTGTCGGACGATTTGGAGTTTTTACTACTTAGTTCGTTCATACAAAATGATACAATTGCAGCTTCCATCCCCGAAAAGAAGTTGACATTCCTTATCAAGACGAGTAAAAATATCGTTTTTTCATTTGCGTTTACAGCAGTTACTGAAGCAGACGTTCGTAAAAATTTCATTTCTTTTCAAAAGGAAATTCTTCCATATTTAGTTCACGCAACTATTCATTAAAATTCTGATCAAAAAAGCGTAATTTTGCGCCAATATGAGAAGAAGAAGTTCACAAGAAAGATTAGTTTTCAGTGATATCGAGATTGTTGATATTGCAGAAGAGGGCAAAGGTGTTGGTAAAACAGATGATTTGGTATTGTTTGTTGAAAGAGCGATTCCAGGTGATGTGGTTGATGTGGAATTGATACGCAAAAAGAAAAGTTTTGGCGAAGGTCGTATTCAGACTTTGAAGAAAGCTTCGGAACACCGTGTTGAGCCTTTCTGTGAGCATTTTGGAGTCTGTGGTGGTTGTAAATGGCAACACATGACTTATGATGCGCAACTATTGTTCAAACAACAGTCTGTAGAAAATGCACTTACACGTATTGGTAAGGTGGATACATCTTCTATGGAACCAATCTTGCCTTCTGTTCAGACAAAGTATTATCGTAATAAATTGGAATACACTTTTTCGAATAAAAAGTGGTTAACTTCTATTGATGATAATGTCGAAGATATGAATATGGATGCTTTAGGTTTCCATGTACCTGGCCGATTTGATAAAATTTTAAATGTTAATCATTGCTATTTACAGGAAGATCCTTCTAATATCTTGCGTAATAGTGTTCGTGAGTTTGCTGTTGAAAATGATATTTCCTTTTATGATTTACGAGGACATAGTGGAGTTTTACGCAATCTGATCATTCGCATTTCATCTACGGGAGAATTGATGGTAATTGTGGTATTTGCGTACCCAGAGGATGGCCAAGTAGAATTATTGATGTCCTTTATCAAAGAAAAATTCCCGACCATTACTTCTCTTCTTTATATCATCAACCAGAAAAAGAATGATACTATTTTCGATCAAGATATAATCGTTTATAATGGACGTGATTTTATTTATGAGGAAATGGAAGGTCTTAAATTTAAAGTTGGTCCGAAATCATTCTATCAAACGAATTCAGCTCAAGCATATGAATTGTATAAGATAACGAGAGATTTTGCTGGTTTGTCTGGCGAAGAGTTGGTGTATGATTTATATACTGGAGCGGGTACGATTGCCAATTTTGTTGCTAAATACGCGAAGGAAGTTATAGGGGTAGAGTATGTGCCTTCGGCGATTGAAGATGCGAAAATAAACTCTGAAATAAACGGCGTAAAAAACACAAAGTTCTATGCCGGTGATATGAAGGATGTATTAACAGCTAATTTCATTGCAGAACATGGTAAGCCTGATGTGGTGATTACAGACCCTCCTCGTGCAGGAATGCATACTGATGTTGTTGCTCGACTTTTAGAAATGGAAGCTCCGAAAATTGTTTATGTAAGTTGTAATGCAGCAACTCAGGCACGCGATTTGACACTGTTGGCTGAGAAATACGATGTTGTTCGTATTAAGCCAGTTGATATGTTTCCACATACACAACACGTTGAGAATGTTGTTTTATTAAAATTGAAGGGATAATTTATGGAAATGGAAGAATGGTTTGGAGCTTCGCAAAATAAGGAAGATGAAACCCAAAAATCAAGTCCTTTAAAAAGTTTGAAAATCGATTTAGATTATTATAACGATTCGATTAAAGAAATATCTTTAGAAATTATGGGTGAGGGCTTGTCTGCTTATCCTATTTTTATTGCACATCAGCATGTCGTAAATGTCGGTGAAATGATTCTTGATCATGTAGAACTGAAAACAAATTGGAGTATCAACGCTTCTACTTTCGAAGAATTTGTTGAGGCCAATATTATTAAAGAGGATAGAAAAGAGGCCTTTCTCAAAAAATACAAACGTGCACAGGATTTTATGTGTTTGTTTGTTGTTGTTCCTGAAGGCGCAAATTTCGTTTTCTATCCTTATAAATAAGGGTCTATAAAATATTTAAACTTTTTTAACATATGATATGTCAAACTATTATTACTTTTATTTTAATATGTATAGAAAAATAATTAGTCATATCATCGGTGTTCTTTGCTTGTTGTTCTTGTGTTTTTCAGGTACAAATATTTATGCACAACAGATTCAAAGAATTTCAGGGATGGTTTTTGAAAAAGGAACTTCGCTGCGTCTTTCTGAAGTCAATATTAGTAATTTAAGAACTAATAAATCTGTTATTTCAAATTCATTTGGCGTTTTCTTGATCGAGGCATCAATAGGGGATAGTTTATCTTTTTCAAAGGTCGGCTATTCTGAAGTGAAAACCGTGATCACAGATTTAAAAGATTTTTATATTGAGCTGCAACCTGGTATTACCTTGGAAACTGTTGTTGTAGAAAGGAAAACAAAAGAAGCGGAGCTTAATGAAGCTATGCGTGATTACGGAAAAAAAGGAGTCTATAATGGGGGTAATAATAAATTTGGGACTTATTTAGCTAGCCCTGCAACAGCTCTTTATAATCTTTTTGGTCGTGAGGCAAAGAATGCAAAGCGCTTTAGTCATTTTTTAGATTCGGAAAAAAGAGAACTAGAGGTTGATAAAGCTTTTTCAAAGGAAGCTGTTCGTGAGATAACAAAATTGGAGGATAAAGATTTAGAATCTTTTATGCGTATATATAGGCCTTCTTTCGAGGCGGTTGAACACTGGCAACACTATGATTTTTTGGAATATGTGCAGCGATCATTGGATGATTTTAACAAAAATGGTCGTCCAGCGGGATTTACTCTTCCTGATATTGAAGTAAAAACACAGGAGAAATAATCCATGTATTTTATTATCTCGTACTCTCTGTCTATATTTTTGTTACTAAAATAGGCTTAATCGGCTATTATTTGTTTTTTGGCATTTGGTTTGTTTAATATTGCTGTGGAATCACACTAGAAATATTATTAAAGATATTATAATTATGAAAATGAATAAGAAGTTAGCTGTTTTTGGTCTTACTGTGGCTACATCAGCAATGTTATTTGGGAGCTGTTCAACAATTCAAAATGCAAATAATACCACAAAAGGTGGGGTAATCGGTGGGGTTGCGGGAGGTGCGTTAGGTGCACTTATTGGTAACAAGGCAGGTAGTACTGCTATTGGTACGATTGCAGGAGCTGCTATTGGTGGTGCTGCAGGTGTATTGATTGGTAAGAAGATGGATAAGCAAGCTGCTGAGATTGCTAAAACGGTAGAAGGTGCTGAAGTTACCCAGGCTGGTGAAGGTATTGTTGTAAAATTTGATTCAGGTATTTTATTTGATTTTAACAAGTCAGCTTTAAAAGCTTCAGCAAGAGAGAACATCAAAAATTTAGTAGCAACTTTAAATAAAGAGCAAGGTACAGATATCTTAGTTATTGGTCATACAGATAATGTGGGTTCACTTGATGCAAATCAAAAAGTTTCTGAAAATCGTGCTAATGCTGTTCGTGCTTTTGCTGTTTCTCAAGGGTTGGCTTCATCACGTATCCGTACAGAGGGAAGGAATTTTTCTGAGCCACTAGAGAGTAATGATACTGAAGCAGGTCGTGCAGCAAATCGTCGTGTAGAGATTGTTATCGTTGCAGGAAGCCAAATGAAACAAGAAGCTCAGAATCAAGCAAAATAAGTATAAGAATCATTCATTATAGTTCTGAAAAAGCGCTGATTATTCATCAGCGCTTTTTTATTGGAATCTATATTCATATACGTGCAATATTAATATGACAAACTGTCATCAATCCAATATTTATTTTTAACTTTGTGGTCTTTGAATTTTGAGCTATGTTAGATTTAACGCATACAACTAAGGAACACGACGAAACACGTCAAGGTGAAGCATTATTGATTAAAAATGATGTTGAAAAACGTAATGGACGTAAATTATATATTGAGAGCTATGGTTGTCAAATGAATTTTTCAGATAGTGAGATCGTTGCCTCTATTTTACTGGAAACTGGATTTGAGACAACTAAAAACTATCAAGAAGCAGATGTTATTTTTATCAATACCTGCTCTATTCGTGAGAATGCAGAGCAGCGTGTGCGGAATCGTCTGAAAGAGTTTGAATTTGCCAAGAAAAGCAATCCTGGGATGATTGTGGGCGTTTTAGGCTGTATGGCTGAACGGCTTAAAGCTAAGTTTTTGGAAGAAGAAAAGTTAGTGGATGTTGTTGTAGGACCTGATGCTTATCGTGATTTGCCAAACTTAATTGCGCAAGTTGATGAGGGGAATCGTTCTGTTAACGTATTGCTTTCTCGTGAGGAAACTTATGCTGATATCAGCCCTGTTCGTTTAAATTCGAATGGCATTACGGCTTTTATTTCAATCATGCGTGGTTGTGATAATATGTGTTCTTTTTGTGTTGTCCCATTTACGAGAGGAAGAGAGCGTAGTCGCGACTCTGAATCTATTGTGAAGGAAGCACAAGACCTTTTTAATGCGGGATACCGCGAAGTGACCTTATTGGGGCAAAACGTCGATTCATATAAATATACAGCTCCGACAGTTGAGGGGCAGGAAGCAAGTGCTCCAATTAATTTTGCTAATTTATTGGCATTGGTTGCTGCTGTTGATCCTTTACTACGTGTTCGCTTCTCGACTTCTCATCCGAAGGATATTACGGATGAAGTATTGCATACAATGGCGAGTCATGATAATATTTGTAACTATATTCACCTACCGGTTCAGTCAGGGAATTCTAGAGTATTAGAATTGATGAATCGTACCTACGATAGGGATTGGTATATCAATCGTATTGATGCGATTAATCGTATTATTCCGGGATGTGGTATTTCAACGGATATTATTACGGGTTTCTGTACGGAAACGGATGATGACCACCAAGAAACTTTAAGTATGATGGATTACGTAAAGTATGATTATGCTTTTATGTTTGCTTATTCGGAACGCCCCGGCACTTTGGCTGCAAAACGCTATGCCGATGATATACCAGAGGAAGTTAAGAAAAGTCGTTTAACAGAGGTTGTTGCCAAACAAAGAGCACATAGCTTTGATCGTTTGCAACAATTTGTTGGTAAAAATCAACGTGTTTTAATCGAAGGTTTTTCAAAACGCTCGGACAAGGATTTTGCAGGACGTAATGACCAAAATGCAATGGCTATTTTTCCTGTAGATGAACGCTATCAGGCGGGAGATTATGTAACTGTTTTGATTGAATCATGTACTTCAGCTACTTTGTTAGGTAAAATTGTTGATTAATTAGGATTTAATATAGGTCTTTTATTATTAAATTTAGAAGATGGATAATCAAGATATTAAGAATCGATTTGGGATTATAGGTAATTCGCCCTTACTCAATAGAGCTATAGATATTGCTCGCCAAGTGGCTCCTACTGATATTTCAGTATTGATTCAGGGTGAAAGTGGTAGTGGTAAAGAAGTATTCTCGCATATTATTCATCAAATGAGTGCACGCAAACATGGTGCTTTTATCGCTGTGAACTGTGGTGCTATTCCTGAAGGAACGATTGATTCTGAATTGTTTGGGCATGAAAAGGGTTCCTTTACAGGAGCTCATGAAGCTAGAAAGGGATATTTTGAAGTCGTTGATGGCGGAACTATATTTTTAGATGAGGTAGGGGAACTGCCCCTTGGTACTCAAGCGCGTTTATTACGTGTCTTGGAATCAGGGGAGTATATCCGTGTAGGTTCTTCTAAAGTGCAGAAAACGAATGTTCGTGTTGTTGCGGCAACAAACGTTGATGTTTTTAATGCGGTACAAAATGGGAGGTTTCGTGAAGATTTGTATTATAGATTGAATACAGTTCCATTACGTATTCCTTCTCTACGCGAACGTGCTGAAGATATCTATTTATTATTTAGAAAATTTGTCGTTGATTTCTCTGACAAGTACCGTTCTCCAAGTATACAATTGACAGAAGATGCGCAGCAGTTATTGAAAACTTATGCTTGGCCAGGTAATGTACGTCAACTGAAAAATATTGCTGAACAAATTGCGGTATTAGAAAAGGAACGTGTTGTGGATGCTCAGATATTGAAAAATTATCTTCCGTCTGAAACGCGCTCAACATTGCCTGCTATAATGGCTAATAAAAGTGGTAAGGAGGATTTTTCAGAACGCGATCTTTTATATAAAGTGCTATTTGATATGAAGAAGGATATGGTCGATTTGAAAAAATTGGTCGTTGAATTGATTCAGAATGGGGTTAATCCTGCCACTTATGATGAAAATTCACCTTATATAAACCGTTTATATCAAGAAATTGAGCCTAGTGCTGAACGTCTGCAGGACCAACTTTCTGCTTCACAGACATTAACGATCCACCAACCCAATGTTTTAAAAGGTAATCCTGGACAAGACGGTTATTTAAATTATGATA
It includes:
- a CDS encoding sulfatase, which codes for MKKTALFIALCVANVIAFAQQKPNIVIIISDDHSYQTIGAYGSKLGHTPNIDRIASEGVRFNKAYVTNSICGPSRATLLTGKYSHKNGFKDNETSNFDHGQDLFVKDLQKVGYKTAWIGKQHLGNEPQGFDYFSVLVGQGHYFNPTFINANNQKETVNGYVSDIVTDKATHWLDSLDKNNPFCLVIGHKATHRTWMPDPQDFGKNDSKEFPLPENFYDGYEGRLSAAGQEMSIDKDMQMGYDLKMYNSVAEMKKDGNFSRMSEDQMRKYLAYYKPIKEQLDMQKLSGKALAEWKYRRYMIDYLNTAESMDRNIGRVLDYLKEHDLEQNTIVIYLSDQGFYMGEHGWFDKRFMYEESFRTPMVARFPEMIAKGSVSDAQVMNVDIAPTLLALAGVKKPSQMQGESFVNVLKGKDNKGRQSLYYHYYENGEHAVSPHFGVSDGRYKLIRFYKRVNSWELYDLTQDPSEMKNIYDSTSSKIVNKLKKKLKREIIKVEDNDALSIFNQKL
- a CDS encoding sulfatase family protein; translated protein: MKLGNSYLIGLLTLIVPFTSVFGQQQKPNVVLIYVDDLGYGDLGSYGAAKIKTPNLDALASDGIRFTNGHATAATCTPSRYSLMTGNYPFRQTGTGILPGDAKLIIPQDKVTLPKVFKQAGYQTAVIGKWHLGLGDQVDKDWNGSIKPGPLEVGFDYSFIFPATADRVPTVFLENHDVLGVDHNDKIVVSYTQKVGNEPTGKENPDLLKMKNSPNHGHDNTIVNGIGRIGWMSGGKEAKWVDEELTLTFADKAIHFIQDHRQIPFFLSYNATEPHVPRMPATMFKGKSGLGYRGDAILQLDYTVGQLVKTLKDNQIYENTIIIFSSDNGPVLDDGYDDGAVTQLNGHNPFGPFSGGKYSAFEAGTRVPFFITWPKMIKKGTTSDALVCQVDLLSSFASFFNVKYNADEAVDSQNLWKSFTGKDLVGRAHLIKSSGTLSVLEGNFKYIKAGKGAKRNSLVNIELGNDEVDQLYDLSIDKGERNNIAESNPQKVMELKAILEKELRK
- the mutY gene encoding A/G-specific adenine glycosylase — its product is MSFAKKIIEWYHEHQRDLPWRNTRDPYKIWLSEIILQQTRVEQGMPYYLRFVERYPDVLSFANASEDDILHLWQGLGYYSRGRNMHKAAGIVQNEYQGEFPKTYVELIKLPGVGEYTAAAISSFSNDEAQAVLDGNVFRVLARYYGIDTPINTPAGKKIFTQLAKENLDLAYPAIYNQAIMDFGALHCKPKSPLCQECELQLDCFANVNGLVADLPVKIKAKKSRNRYFHYFIIEQDDAILMSKRGASDVWENLYEFPMIETAEALDGLAILASPEFIDLFGSEVGLSLLRTNKKHILSHQNIYATFYRMLSFKGLERKKTNWNYVLLKDLDKLAKHKLIFSFLETAKL
- a CDS encoding single-stranded DNA-binding protein, whose product is MSGVNKVILVGHLGKDPEIRYLDNNVSVASFPLATSETFNRDGKRVEQTEWHTVVLWRGLADVAAKYLTKGKLVYIEGRLRTRSYEDKEGVRRYSTEIVAENFTLLGRKSDFEPTTASPAQTQAEKVENKEVDVDFTENENDSNPLPF
- the pheS gene encoding phenylalanine--tRNA ligase subunit alpha; this encodes MLQDKITQYTEEIKQFAPTSSADVENFRLKFLVSKGIVKNLFDEFKTVSVEEKRVLGMVLNEFKQLAEKAYQEAHEKFGTNKSQAQKSEGDLTLPGQGFRLGSRHPLSLVRKEIVEIFKKLGFIVSEGPEIEDDWHNFSALNFPPEHPARDMQDTFFIKKQEGNDITLRTHTSSVQVRLMEAGKPPFRAIMPGRVYRNEAISSRAHCFFHQVEGLYVDENVSFADLKQTLFHFVQELYGEGTEVRFRPSYFPFTEPSAEMDISCTICKGAGCQLCKYSGWVEILGCGMVDPNVLDNCGIDSKKYSGFAFGMGIERVTNLKYEIKDLRLFSENDMRFLSQFESEII
- a CDS encoding TetR/AcrR family transcriptional regulator, which codes for MEADKIIESIKRSARELFRKYGYNKTSVNELAKRANIAKATFYKYFESKELILHAILMEYIQENVKDILKKNVGEEDLAVFLGNTILKVSRLTYTVCNEFVGWEFIRESANAQEYLKTLSDDLEFLLLSSFIQNDTIAASIPEKKLTFLIKTSKNIVFSFAFTAVTEADVRKNFISFQKEILPYLVHATIH
- the rlmD gene encoding 23S rRNA (uracil(1939)-C(5))-methyltransferase RlmD is translated as MRRRSSQERLVFSDIEIVDIAEEGKGVGKTDDLVLFVERAIPGDVVDVELIRKKKSFGEGRIQTLKKASEHRVEPFCEHFGVCGGCKWQHMTYDAQLLFKQQSVENALTRIGKVDTSSMEPILPSVQTKYYRNKLEYTFSNKKWLTSIDDNVEDMNMDALGFHVPGRFDKILNVNHCYLQEDPSNILRNSVREFAVENDISFYDLRGHSGVLRNLIIRISSTGELMVIVVFAYPEDGQVELLMSFIKEKFPTITSLLYIINQKKNDTIFDQDIIVYNGRDFIYEEMEGLKFKVGPKSFYQTNSAQAYELYKITRDFAGLSGEELVYDLYTGAGTIANFVAKYAKEVIGVEYVPSAIEDAKINSEINGVKNTKFYAGDMKDVLTANFIAEHGKPDVVITDPPRAGMHTDVVARLLEMEAPKIVYVSCNAATQARDLTLLAEKYDVVRIKPVDMFPHTQHVENVVLLKLKG